ttcttattttcaggtgattatacactaatttaaacatacttttgaatattatattgtatttctgCCCAGTCTGGTCtgctagatgctactaaattctgcacactggtcctttaagtgcGTAGGTGGACCTGTGTTTGGTGTCATGTGCCATTCAGTctgttttatttccattaaaccagtttttaaaaatctgaataaagatAGGTTTAAGTTTAGATTTTTGTCATGAACAAATGTGATTAGGTTGTTGGGATTCATATATTTAGTATATTAGTTTAATTACTCTTCTATGTGTATtttacaacacatttttaacagtttagaTGTCAGAAAACCTTCACAGACTGCAGCTCTCAGTGTGATATCACTGAGCTGAAGCACAAACTGGACTGTGAAGGTAAagagtgccatctagtggccgaaAAACAGTATTACAACACCCCCGTCAAATAACAGGCTGCAGTATATAATCCTCCTTCTttgacccttttttaaaactatgGGAGGAAAAAAACCAATGAAGCGTAACAGATGGATCtaaatacatgtgtgtgcaGAATAGACAGAACAAgctaaatataaaatagtgaCAGCGTGTAGGCTACTCACATCTCCGCCACCTTGTCAGCCGGACCCTGAACCTGTCCGACCACCGTCCCACTGTGGGTGTTCTTCACCCAGCCGACCAGACCGAGCTGCAGACCCTCCTTCTCTGTGTactggaggggagagagaagatATAATACAGTTATCTTAACTTCACAGCATGTGGcgagacttctttttttttgggacacttttacttttattccgGTTGTGATTGTTCTTATAAAGTTCGGTTGTGCTGTAGCCGATGCTGAGATGATGTTtgttatgtcactgtttatttatttatttaaggttGTTGTGTTAGTTGGGTTGTTTTGGTACTGTCACGTGACAATAAAGCTCTGATCTGAACTGAACATAAATGCTGTTTTCCCGCGAGTAACGCCCAGTTTCCGGTGTGGACGGGACAGGAGTTTTATCCCGGTTgtcacaataaacaataaaaacagcagaTCATCTCACTGATCGTGCACTTCAGAGTACACAGCTGTCTAATCGGGATATGTAGAGAGTTACTGGGTCATGTGGATAACTCTGagtcttttctttatttcatgttCCAGGTTTGACGTTGTGAGCATTAAAAAAAGCCTCACGAGCCTGTTGAGGTGAGACTAACTATCTATTAGAGCTATTGTGGACTGACACAAACACGTGCAGACTAAACACACTGATGAGTAAGAAGACTGTGGTTGGAGGAGAACATGTGCTAAAGGTTATAGTGTATAATCTAAACCAGTGTTTACTAACCAAgctcctgcagagagagaccACCGCCGGCTCCAACACACCTGACTCTGATtattaactcgttatcaagcagctgaaccTTGTCAGCGGTTTTTGATAACGACTTAATTAGAATCAAGTGTAGGAGTAGAGTTGGTCTGATATATAAAATACCTAAAATATGCAGGCAGTAGCTCTACAGCAGGGTGCCAATCTCATTTGagttcaagggtcacatacagtacaaccatatttgatctcatgtgggccagaccatTGAAACCACTGCGTAATAACCTgacataaaacataatatatataatgtattgtatgtatgtacagtatatgactttataataaaccatctattcaCAAATCAGCCTGAGATGCCTTAAGAAAGATTAGATAAATCGTCCCAAATGTATGAAATTGTTGCAGACAGGGTTGCCAGTTTGGGGGTTACCTTGGTAACAGATACTAATAAAATGTGTccttaaaatatgaatcatattGCAAGTCGAGTTCAGAAGACTTGACTAAGAATGGCGAGCTAAAATAAGCAAGaacagcagtgtgttttattgaaaaGTTGGACTCAGTATTCTGCAAGTTATCCATTGGACCTGAGTGGGCCCTGTGGTGGGCCCaatctggcccacaggccgtatgtttgacacctctgctctacagGAGCAAGGTTGGTGACCACCAAAGCTGTagggatttatttatttagtgaaTGCAAAGTCTTTAAGCCAAGCGGTTGCCTCCTGGTCTGCTGTATGAAGGGTGACTAATCCTCCTTTCAGTCCCCTCCACATATCCGGCAAGCAGCACTCACTCAAAGGATGCTTCAAAAGTCCAAAGACTCTCCCCATCTACCAATCCATAAAGACATCTACAACCCACCCACTGCTCAACTTCCATCCAGGCGGCCAATTTGGAAGCTGTAGGGATCAGATGGAGGGTCAGGTGATAGCCGAGGCAGGAAACAGCTGCTGGTTAAATATGGGCGGGTCCAACTCAAAAAACAAGTTCGTACAATGTCAAAAGTGTTTCTTCAAACGACTTCACTgattctgtcttattatcagcttgtcagtcaACTGTGAatcactttgaactacattaacctgcaTGGAAGGTGctcaataaataaagtttgattgattcattgattgatgTGAGGCCATAATAGCATTTCAGGAAACACTGATTATAATGGTACCATGAAAATTTGAAACCAGCACATCTCTTgtgaggggttgggggggtttcTGCAGCTATTTGACCATCCAACAGTCAGTTCAGACAGAGTATAAATGCCCCTTTAGAAGAGGGAAAAGTTCCTCTAGTGGAAAAGCAGTATTAGTGAACAGATATTTAGTTTTGGCAAAGAGAAACTCACCATTCTGAAACAGACTCCTGTCCAAAgttaaaaacagagagagagagagagagagagagagagagtgttatTTAAAATATGCAATCAGAGAAACAGCAAACATTCATTATAACAGGTTGTTTATTAAAGCTGTTCATgtgtcattttataaaataaatgtttaagttTCTTGTTTCTATTGACTAAAAACCAAACAGCTGACTGGTTCTTGGCTGCAGGAAGTGAAAGTGAAGCGAGGTCCTTGTTCCTAAATTAAGCAGCAGCGGCTCATTTTACAGCCTCGGCTTGCAGAGcggtgcagagagagaggagaagaagaagaagagggagagggaggggagtgaAAGCATACAGACCCTGAACATGACCGTAGATCTCGAAGTCCACCGACAGCAGTTTGCTTCCTGCTGATTCACCTCCAGACATCCTGAGAGAGACGAAAACCCAGAAACTGTCCCTttaacagaggaagaggagggtgaagAACGAGAGAGTGGGCGCTCTGCCTCTCTTTCACCGCTCTGCACCAAcacaggttttatttttaaaggaaaatcTCACCAACACTCTGTGCTGATGGTCTTTGTAGTCCATTAAAACTACAAACACTTTGCTGCTGTTATTTATTAGCTGACTTCACATGTTTGCATCAATTTAATTAACAATACATtcataaaataacaatattaatcCACATTAATAATTTTCCTAATCCAGCCTCCATCAATGCATAGTTTATACTTTAATTCAATAATCTGTTAAACTCTTACTGGctctgtttgtgtgaaggtgcaACAGGTGTGAGCCAGATGTGTCACACCAGTAATGTCAAGTTGGGTTTTTGTCCTGTCTCCATGTTTGtcttgtgacttcctgttttattttgaaaattaactctcctcttgtttcaggtgccttgcccttcctcatgtgtcaccagtctgattgtcttccctgattcctgattgtgtccacctgttccccatttccCTCCATGTGTGCTTATAGTCTGCGTCTCCCTTTgtcctgtgtgagtgtgtcttgTCTGTCGTCCAGAGAACAAGCGTCCAGTCATAGTTAGTCCGTGTTCATAGTTGAGGTTATTTGTTGTACGTTAATTCCTCGAAAGAGTGATTTTTGTTTGCTAtgtaccagtcgatcttcgttcctaccctcacctctggtcatgagctttgggtcgtgacccaaagaacaagatggcgggtacaagcggccgaaatgagcttcctccgtagggtggctgggctctcccttagagatagggtgagaagctcagttatccggagggagctcggagtagacccgctgctcctccacgtcgagaggagccagatgaggtggttcgggcatctaatcaggatgcctcctggacgcctccctggtgaggtgttcagggcccgtcccaccggtaggagaccccggggaagacccaggacacgctggaaagactatgtctctcggctggcctgggaacgcctcggggtcccccgggaaaagctggatgaagtggctggggagagggaagtcggggcttccctgcttaggctgctgcccccccgacccgaccccggataagtggaagaagatggatggatggatggatggatggatggatggatttttgCTATTTAGTTGATCAGAGCTCCTACAGTAAGTTTAGTTCACCTTTTTTCCTGCTCTTCCGTCGATTGAGGCGTTTTTGGTTCATTACTTTTTTGAGAATAAAACCTTGTCAGCTTCATCCTGAGCTCTGCATCCGAGTCCTCTCTTTGAGTTCCTGCTTGATAAGATGTTTGTGATATTTTGGTTGAAATGTGGTTCTAGATGTGCTGAAAACAGATAAGACTTCATGTGTTCTGATGTTAATCTGCTGCTAACGCTGCTTTAATTTAATCAACAACAGAAAACTAAAGACTTTAAAGAAGCACTGggtcaggaaacatttaaaaatcaggTTCTCTTCAGGTGGATCAGGCAACATGAGGATAAAAAAGAGAGCCATACTTACTAATAATGCTTAAACTTTTTTTCAAACTTAAATACTTGCTGCAATAAAAGATTCATGATTCAGATTCATTCACACTTATACTGTAAAAGAAACTGAAATTTGCTTTAAATCTAACTGGACTAAACTCTCTCACTGTGTGGAGAATTGTATTTAATGTTCAGTTTATTTAAGGACTTAGAAATAAAAGTCTTTAAAGAAACCAAATAAACCTTTTAATGGAGGTTTTCTGACcctgtttttaatatgtttttatatgtgcTGCTTCATTctcaataaacaattattttagtatttatttcctattaattgttttatgttcctgtgttgttttatctatttaggTATAGCactttggttgttttaaagtgataTATGAATGAGTCAGAAATGTGTTCAATACTGAAACTCTCCACTAGATGTCAGTCACTCCTCACTGAAGATAGTTGTGGCTTTTtggctgaaacacacacacacacacacacacacacacacacacacacacacacacacacacacacacacacacacacacacacacacacacacacacacacacacacacacacacacacacacacacactaccccTGACACAATCTACCACAGTGTTACCTTAAAACTACACATCTATCCGTCCTTTTagaaaaactacacacacactgatgcaatatgaaaaacaacaagaataatatcattagtgtgtgtgtgtgtgtgtgtgtgtgtgtgtgtgtgtgtgtgcgtgctctgAGTACAGACATTTGTGGCAACtaaagacatttttagaaagtgaAGACATTTGTATAATGAGTTAATTCTTTTGCAAATTGGGACTTTTTTGGATTGTGTGGATAATTTTAGAGAATGAGGATAATTATTGGAAAGAGAGTATAAATAGAATAGTGGGGACATGTTTAAGGGTTTATTTGGGGACATTCGTGCGAAGTGGGGACATTTTCTAAAGTGGGGACATTTTTGTAAAGTGGGGACGTTTTAGGGTTTATTTGGGGACATTGGCACAAAGTggggacattttttaaataagtgaGGACATTCATTACCTTTTTAgattgtgtgtgtaattttagTATAAATAGAATAGTGGGGACGTTTTGGGGTTTATTTGGGGACATTGGCACAAAGTGGGGACATTTTAATAAAGACAGTACATTTATTAAAGTggggacatttaaaaaaaaagtgaggaaaTTCTTTACCTTTTTGGATTGTGTGTACAATTTTAGTATACAAACAATAATGGTGACGTTTTGGGGTTTATTTGGGGACATTTGTGCAAAGTGGGGACATTTTGGGGTTTATTTGGGGACATTGGCACAAAGTGGGGACATTTTTATAAAGacagtacattttttaaagtggggacattttttaaataagtgaGGACGTTCTTTACCTTTTTGGATTATGTGTACAATTTTAGTATAAATAGAATAGTGGGGACGTTTTGGGGGTTTATTTGGGGACATTTGTGCAAAGTGGGGACATTTTGTCTTTTGGATTGTGTGTACAATTTTAGTATATATAGAAAAGTGGGGACATGTTTAAGGGTTTATTTGGGGACATCTGTGCAAAGAAGGGACATTTTTATAAAGAGAGTACATTTTTGAAAGTGGGGACATTTTTGGGTTAATTTGGGGACAATTGTGCAAAGTGGGGACATTTCAATAAAGacagtacattttttaaagtggggacattttttaaataagtgaGGACATTCTTTACCTTTTTGGATTGTGTGGACAATTTTAGTATATATAGAGTAGTGGGGACATTTTGGGGTTTATTTGGGGACATTGGCACAAAGTAGGGACATTTTAATAAAGacagtacattttttaaagtggggacattttttaaataagtgaGGACATTCATTACctttttgtattgtgtgtgcaATTTTAGTATATATAGAATAGTGGGGACATTTTGGGTTAATTTGGGGACATTTGTGCAAAGTGGGGACATTGTGTCTTTTGGATTGTGTGTATAATTTCAGTATAAATAGAAAAGTGGGGACGTTTTTGGGGTTTATTTGGGGACATTGGCACAAAGTGGGGACATTTTTGGGTTAATTTGGGGACATTGGCACAAAGTGGGGACATTTTTATAAAGACAGTACATTTATTAAAGTGgggacatttttaaataagtgAGGACATTCATTACCtttttgtattgtgtgtacAATTTTAGTATAAATAGAAAAGTGGGGACGTTTTTGGGGTTTATTTGGGGACATTTGTGCAAAGTggggacatttttttaaagtgggaaCATTTCTTTAATAAGTGAGCATAGtacagacattttttaaagtgtgtactctttttttaaagcgggaacattttttaaagtgctgacattttttaaagtgtggACATTTCTGTACTATTTGTTCTCTTGTTGCtcgtccttctctctctctctctctctctctctctctctctctctctctcatgcttcGGGTAGTGAGTGTGTTTTGTCAGCGGTGGTCCTCACAAGTGTACAAACCCATATAGTGTGTCTGTAAGCTTGTAAATGACTAAacattgttgttgtgttggtgtgtgtaaacATGTGAGGATGTGAAGGTGAGCTGTAGACGgagatgtttgtgtgttcagaGACCATCTAGGAAAATACACAGTGTTCAGACCATTACGTTCCCCTTTAAGCCGTTTAATACCAcagaacacacactgtaatctccacacacacacacacacacacacacacacacacacacacacacagagagaacataCAATTagggcaaacacacacagactctgacCCTgctcccaccacacacacacacactcacacacacacatacatgccaTTCAGAGcatgaggaacacacacacacacacacacacacacacacacacacacacacacacacacacacacacacacactcagtaacgTTCCAGCGTCCTAATCTGTGCGAGTGTCAAAAGAAACACCAGGAGCTCAGGAGGCGATGAATCCAACACGCTGCTGCTCACATGTCTGCTGCTTTAACGCTGCGTCTTCAGACATTCCTGGAATTTCCTACGACACCCAAACACCTCACAAAACAAGCGTCATCCTGAATTAACTAATTAACTATGAACCACAAAAAACCTCATGTTGGTCTCATGATGTATTAAAGCAGCTCAACACTGTCGCCTAACATTACGCCTGACTCCTCGTAAAGCCTGAACCAACAAATAATTGCCAGAaaattcaaagtgttttttagaccttttgttttgtatgtatttctcaggagctggtggagaccaaaccagagctaaaagcagagagaatattatatataaatagcttgtttttaccaggcggggagttccggtcctctgaaatgaagccaaccaggaagtaacttagagctgcattctatcaaaaggccaccagggggcgaccgtctctatacaagtcaatggagaattcaccaacttctcacttgatttctaacctcagtaaacgttttcaaaatgtgtttatggtctcaatcgctagtttaaagccttcttcaatgcagtatgatgttcatttgggacattttggcctccctgattttatatgtgacgataaagcagggtatgcattagggggcgtggctacgtcctgattgacaggttgattgaccaatgtcctccagatccagccctcgtaaccatagcaatctccccgctccgcccatggccccacctcatgcccatataagtagaatctgtgtttttatttttcccagcatgcacctgaaattttcaagatggcgctgcctagattagaaactattggcttccgagcagcagtccacaaaccaatgggtgacgtcacggatgttacgtccgtttcttctatacagtctatggtttttagcttgttttctgccccctggtggccaaaacagcaacagcagcaacataaACTGAAGGAAACTGAGATGATCAGACGTAAATCTTCATGTTAAAGCTGAAATAACGACGTACAGATTTTACTGAGAGGCTGCAGCTGAAACGTTGATGAAGTCACGAGCTGATCTGACTCATGTTCTAACTAAACTGACTCATTATTTGTTCCTGGTCTGTGCTGATGGCTTTAACCTTGACTCCTGCGTAacctgtacacacacgcacacacacacacacacacacacacacacacacacacacacacacacacacagttacctGTTACCAGACATCCTCAGGTTCTCTGAACTAAACTGGAGCTTTTTGGTTTTTGCCTGAAGAAGAGTCACAGAAGCAGgagactatgtgtgtgtgtgtgtgtgtgtgtgtgtgtgtgtgtgtgtgtgtgtgtgtgtgcgtgtgtgtgtgtttgtgagtgtgtctttgtgagtgtgtgattgcatgtgtgtgggggggtgtgtGAGGGcatttgtatatatgtgtgtgtgtgtgggggggagtgtatgtgtgcatgcatgtgtgtgtgtatgtgtgtgtgtatgtgtatgtatgtatgtgtgtatgtgtgtatgtgtgtgcatgtgtgtgtatgtgcatgtatgtatgtgtgtgtgtgtgggggtgtgtgtatgtgtacgtatgtatgtgtgtatgtgcgtgtatgagcatgtgtgtgtgtgtgtgtgtgtgtgtgtgtgtgcatgtgtgtgtatgtgcatgtatgtatgtatgtgtgtgtgtgcgtgtatgagcatgtgtgtgtgtgtgtgtgtgtttgcatgtgtgtgtatgtgcatgcatgtatgtaggtgtgtgtctgtaaccAGCTGAATCAGCTCCAGAAGTTAAACAGTCTGTCTGATCgaatccccattagctgttacctaggcaacagctactcttcctggggtccatgtcaCTTTTCCAAAAATGTAAGTTACGAAACGAATATAGACTGAGAAGTAAATAAGAAACTGGTGATTATCGCTCCTGTCCATCTTTATCTTTAGTTATTAGCTGAGTTTACTGACAAGTTAAAGAGCTGAGAGTccatttaaatgtattgcagtttcaatatttaacatttcctCGTGTTTAAACAAAAgatgaaatgtcaaatataaacCTGGTgaaactcctcctcctcctgctgacaCACTGTTTTTTGCTTTGACAGTGAGACTAAATATACTACCTGCAAGAACCTGTGTTTCTATATGTGAAGGAAATCATATTTAGTGTGTGTACAAACAGTTCAGAGTCCGTTAGAGCTTCAGACGTTCAGAGGAAATAAGACACATTTCAGTTAACGGCTTGTCAGTCTGAATCCTGAAGGACGCCAATCCCAACAGGAGCCAGGAGGTCAGAACGTACCGGAACATCAAGTACATACAGCAcgcctcaacacacacacacacacacacacacacacacacacacacacacacacacacacacacacacacacacacaccctgcatCCTAGTATACAGCCCTGTACATCGTCAGCAGGGATGAAATCAAAGGAACAgctgaaacatgaaaaatacacagagacataaTGTAATGTTACACAAATAGAtttacagaacacacacacacacacacacacacacacacacacacacacacacacacacacacacacacacacacactttaacattttattcttACTCAGTGTTCCCTCTCTGTGCTGTTACGTGTTCTCCCATCCATAAAACAGTCTGACACATAACCAGCATGAAAAAGTCTGGTTAATAATaaagatgatgataataataaccctaacactaataataataataataataataactagttaatcacgattagattaatttttttaaatcgcattttaatgttgcaagcctttttgtcccttctcctcccccgtagacggctcctctagctgtagcgctatgctttgaagtggcctcctgcagtaaacctaccgcgctgatggaaagtaagagagctactggacttttgaacggcttgtttaactttaaaacacttccagacgcttcagttgacaagtcaaaagtaaaatgcaacctgtgtcaaacggagtttaactaccaccggagtacgtggagtttgagttagcacctccacgctaaacacccaggtgcagccaagccagcctcagctccaccaaaggaccattttggagtgtgggagtcgcagcagagccgtgattgattcccagttaagacactctggtaagaaatgctttacattatgggcttaaaactgccttcaaatggaaaataacaggattttaaacatgcaattccatacgcgattaatctcgatcaactatggaaattctgcgattaatctcgattaaaaaaattaatcgtttgacagccctaataataactttatttgtagtGCTTTACaactaaaaaacacacagctgcaggaTATAACTGTTTGATCTGTTATCAGTCTTTGatctatgctaagctaactagcttCATATATAAGATAAAGGTAAATAAACTGtacttatatataaatatagatatatatatatgtagctCTGTTCTAGTCATTATgatcactcaaagcacttttacaccaCACGCCTCATtaactcattcacacacattgataCACTGAGGAGGAGCTTCCACTCagagtaccaacctgctcatcacaCACTGTCAGCaaagcaacgggagcaatttggggttaaataTCTTGCCTAaagacacatcaacatgtggactggaggagccgggaatcgaaccgccagtCTTCTAACTAGTGGACGACCACTTtactaataaactaataaactacttttttatGACTATATTTTAGAATCAAGACAATTAGaccatttttaaatgttaaaaagaaagaaaggaggctGATGAAGGAAA
This portion of the Scomber japonicus isolate fScoJap1 chromosome 14, fScoJap1.pri, whole genome shotgun sequence genome encodes:
- the LOC128373124 gene encoding acylphosphatase-2-like produces the protein MSGGESAGSKLLSVDFEIYGHVQGVCFRMYTEKEGLQLGLVGWVKNTHSGTVVGQVQGPADKVAEMKVWLSKEGSPSSRITRASFTNERSIDKLELSGFRTRF